The sequence TTCGGCCTTGCCTGTGTCGCTGCTCGTGGCGTCGGCTTGCGCCTGCTGCTCGGCGGTTTCTTGAGGCTGAATCGCCTCCGCAATGGCTGGCATAGGCAACGTCGCGCCGACCATGGACGTGCACGCGATCGCGCAGAGCAGGTAGTAAAGGGGTCGTTTCATAGCGGAGCCTCTCGGTGAGCAGCCAATAGGGTCCGAAGGCAGCTCCAGGCCAGCACTCCGCACATATTTTGTTGGGGTTTATTTTACGGGAACCCCAGTCAACATCAGCGAACTTTCTGGGGGATGTTGGGGAGGGGGAGCGGTCCCGCTTTGGTCCCCGGCGGCGCTCTGACCTGTACTGGGTTGACTATACGCGATGCGGGAGCTTCAACATGAGGCCGTCTTCCGCTTCTTCGAGACTCGACACCGGGACTTTCCAGGAAAAGTCCGCGAGGCTGCTGCCTAGGTCAAGCTCCGCATGACCGTATTCTTCAATTTTGTAGCTAGGGTGATTCTCGTCTGGTAAAAGACGACATTCGACCGGGCGCGACCCGATGATTCGATATTCCTGCTGGTAAGCGTACTTGGGCGTTTTGATAACGAGATTGTGCGGGATGCCCTCAAAGATCTCGCGAATCAGTTTTGGCCCGGGGACGCCGTAGGAGATGGGGCCGTGGGCGTACATGTTTCCGTCTTCGGCGATGTGTCTGTCGGCGAGGCACGCGAAGCAGTCGTACTGCACAATGCCGATTCACCCGTCCACGCACCCGAACTCCCGGATCATTCGTATCAGGATTTTCACGGTGTTGTCCACGATATCGTTCTCGCGGACCGTGTACATGCAGATTTCGGACCTCGAGCGTTCGGCTGCTTCAATGAACCGTATATCTTTCGCTGGGGCCAGGGGCGCGGCCATCTGTTCTTTCTTCCCGTGGTGGCTAGCCATAGTAGCCAGCACGGGAAGCTGTACAGCGAGGGTCGCGCCCCGGTTCCCGGGGCGCGACCCTATTGATTTATTTGCTCAATTTTTCGTGCCCATGGCGCTTATTTCCTGGTAATCACTCGGACCATTTCATGGTTAACATCAACACCTGTCCTTCAGGCGAGTGGGACCGCAGAACTGTACGGCATAGGCGAGGACAACACGCGCCAGCTCCATGAGGCCGGAAACTATCGATAGGGGGTACCGGGGCTCATGCCGGACCACGCGAGCAAGCAATCACTGATCATTCGTCAAGATTTTCATAACCCTGTCTGAAAGTATCGCTAATCCGTCTTTATCTCGCTTATAGGTAAATACCCTCCTGTGGCTGATATCAAAAGGCAGCTGGGGAACATCATCTTTGCATATCAAAATGGCCTGCTTGCCCCTTCCGATCGCATAGCCCACTTCGAACATTGTTAGCGCCGGGCGATTTTAGCCGCTAATAGTCAAACTATTTTGACCAATCCCGGTCACCGAATAATGGCCACCGTGCCTCCCCGCCGCCACTACGCTGGTGGTGCCAACACGCCGGCGTTAGGAGGACCATTGAGGTGAACGAGAGACACGATGACCTACAGGAGATTATAGACGCGGCGCTCCGGGAGATGGCCGCGGAGGAGGGCGACGGGTTCGACCCGCAGGCATGCAACCTCGCGGAGTTCTGCAGGAGGACGGGGCTCACCCGCTCCCGCGCGAGGACGGTCAGGGCACACGGGTTCAGGGCCCTGCCCCACGGGAACAGCGGGAGGAGGGCCGCGCCGGGCGTGCTCGCCGGCCACACCGGCCTGGTGGACGACCTCCTGCGGAAGGGCGTCACCAACTCGCAGGTGATATTCGAGCGGCTGCTCGGCCAGGGCTACGCCGGCGGCCTCACCACGGTGAAGACCTATATCGCCGCGCACCGGGACCTCGTGCCCGCGAAGAGGCGGCAGGCGGCCCCGCAGGGCTGCCGCGGCCAGCGCTTCAGGACGGCGCCCGGAGAGGCCTACCAGATGGACTGGGGCTTCGTCGCGGTCGAGCGCCCTGGCGGGGAGCGGGCGCGGATCGCCTGCTTCGCCATGGTCTGCCACCATTGCGGGGGCGCCCACGTCGAGTTCTTCCCGAACGCGCGCCAGGAGAACCTCCTCATCGGGATGCTGCACGCGTTCTCGGCGCTGGGCGTGCCCGCGACCGTGCTCACCGACAACATGAAGAGCGTGGTCGTCCGCCGCGATGCCGACGGCCGGCCCGTCTGGCAGGCCGACTACGCCGAGTTCATGGGCGTCGTCGGCTTCCGCACCAGGTTGTGCAGGCCGCGCCACCCCTATACGAAGGGCAAGGTGGAGAGGCTCGTCCGCTTCGTGAAGGGGAACTTCCTCGCGGGAAGGTCCTTTACCGACCTTGACGCCCTCAACCGGGAGGCCGCCCTCTGGTGCGCCGAGCAGGGAGGCCGCTGGCGGCGCGCGGCGGCATGCGTCCCGATGCGCGAGCACGAGGCGGCGTGCTCGGCGAACACCAGGCCGCTCGAGGTCACGGCCGAGGTCGAGCGGTACCTGTGCCCGCGCCGGAAGATCTCCTTCGACGGCTTCGTGAGCTTCGAGGGGCACCGCTACGGCGTGCCCTACTGGTACGTCCGCCGCGAGTGCAGGGTGAACCGGGAGGGGCGCGTGGTGCATGTTAGCGTCAATCTATTTTTCACCAGTTTCACTAATCAAACGCGCCGTTCGCGCAAAGGCGGCTTCACCGCTTGCGCTAACGTATTTTCACCGATTCCGGTCACGCCTTGACGGGTCCGTCCCTCGGCAGGTCCTTCAGCCTGTAGGACCTGCCGGCTATCTTGACCAGGTGGCAGTGGTGGCAGTGGTGGCACACCCTGTCCGCGATCGCGCTC is a genomic window of Collinsella aerofaciens containing:
- the istA gene encoding IS21 family transposase, whose protein sequence is MNERHDDLQEIIDAALREMAAEEGDGFDPQACNLAEFCRRTGLTRSRARTVRAHGFRALPHGNSGRRAAPGVLAGHTGLVDDLLRKGVTNSQVIFERLLGQGYAGGLTTVKTYIAAHRDLVPAKRRQAAPQGCRGQRFRTAPGEAYQMDWGFVAVERPGGERARIACFAMVCHHCGGAHVEFFPNARQENLLIGMLHAFSALGVPATVLTDNMKSVVVRRDADGRPVWQADYAEFMGVVGFRTRLCRPRHPYTKGKVERLVRFVKGNFLAGRSFTDLDALNREAALWCAEQGGRWRRAAACVPMREHEAACSANTRPLEVTAEVERYLCPRRKISFDGFVSFEGHRYGVPYWYVRRECRVNREGRVVHVSVNLFFTSFTNQTRRSRKGGFTACANVFSPIPVTP